In Phragmites australis chromosome 16, lpPhrAust1.1, whole genome shotgun sequence, one DNA window encodes the following:
- the LOC133896019 gene encoding uncharacterized protein LOC133896019 isoform X2: MRRSSKKSSSSAAAASAGPTKAVSKETERIDQLFYTYADKSSGMIDPEGIETLCSLLEVPHTDVRILMLAWKMGCEKQGYFTLDEWRTGLKALRADSISKLKKAFPELVQEVTRPSNFQDFYPYAFRYCLTEDKKKCIEIPVACELLNLVLGLQFRPQVDKLINYLKYQNEYKVINMDQWMGFFRFCNEINFPSLDNYDSDLAWPLILDNFVEWLRENKS, from the exons ATGAGGCGCTCCTCGAAGAAGTCGTCGTCGTCCGCCGCGGCCGCCAGCGCCG GCCCTACTAAAGCAGTTTCCAAGGAAACAGAACGTATTGATCAACTTTTCTATACTTATGCTGATAAGTCATCCGGCATGATTGA CCCAGAAGGCATTGAAACACTTTGTTCTCTTCTTGAAGTTCCCCATACTGATGTTAGGATTCTAATGTTAGCATG GAAAATGGGGTGTGAGAAGCAAGGTTATTTTaccttg GATGAATGGCGAACCGGATTGAAAGCTCTGCGAGCTGACAGTATCAGTAAGCTGAAGAAAGCATTCCCAGAACTGGTCCAAGAG GTTACAAGGCCATCCAATTTCCAGGATTTCTATCCATATGCATTTCGTTATTGCCTCACAG AGGATAAGAAGAAGTGTATAGAAATACCAGTTGCTTGTGAGTTGCTGAATCTAGTGTTAGGCTTGCAGTTCCGCCCCCAGGTTGATAAGCTTATTAATTACCTCAAG TACCAAAACGAGTACAAGGTGATAAACATGGACCAATGGATGGGATTTTTTCGGTTCTGTAACGAG ATAAACTTCCCATCACTTGATAATTATGATTCAGACCTTGCTTGGCCTTTGATTCTAGACAATTTTGTTGAATGGCTACGAGAAAATAAAAGTTAG
- the LOC133896019 gene encoding uncharacterized protein LOC133896019 isoform X1 gives MRRSSKKSSSSAAAASAGEEQVNEKQNRKRKGVNTNLTSRKAQRGPTKAVSKETERIDQLFYTYADKSSGMIDPEGIETLCSLLEVPHTDVRILMLAWKMGCEKQGYFTLDEWRTGLKALRADSISKLKKAFPELVQEVTRPSNFQDFYPYAFRYCLTEDKKKCIEIPVACELLNLVLGLQFRPQVDKLINYLKYQNEYKVINMDQWMGFFRFCNEINFPSLDNYDSDLAWPLILDNFVEWLRENKS, from the exons ATGAGGCGCTCCTCGAAGAAGTCGTCGTCGTCCGCCGCGGCCGCCAGCGCCG GTGAGGAACAAgtaaatgaaaaacaaaacagaaaaagaaaaggagtcaATACAAACCTGACCAGCAGGAAAGCACAACGTG GCCCTACTAAAGCAGTTTCCAAGGAAACAGAACGTATTGATCAACTTTTCTATACTTATGCTGATAAGTCATCCGGCATGATTGA CCCAGAAGGCATTGAAACACTTTGTTCTCTTCTTGAAGTTCCCCATACTGATGTTAGGATTCTAATGTTAGCATG GAAAATGGGGTGTGAGAAGCAAGGTTATTTTaccttg GATGAATGGCGAACCGGATTGAAAGCTCTGCGAGCTGACAGTATCAGTAAGCTGAAGAAAGCATTCCCAGAACTGGTCCAAGAG GTTACAAGGCCATCCAATTTCCAGGATTTCTATCCATATGCATTTCGTTATTGCCTCACAG AGGATAAGAAGAAGTGTATAGAAATACCAGTTGCTTGTGAGTTGCTGAATCTAGTGTTAGGCTTGCAGTTCCGCCCCCAGGTTGATAAGCTTATTAATTACCTCAAG TACCAAAACGAGTACAAGGTGATAAACATGGACCAATGGATGGGATTTTTTCGGTTCTGTAACGAG ATAAACTTCCCATCACTTGATAATTATGATTCAGACCTTGCTTGGCCTTTGATTCTAGACAATTTTGTTGAATGGCTACGAGAAAATAAAAGTTAG